Proteins encoded in a region of the Pseudomonas shahriarae genome:
- a CDS encoding MFS transporter — protein MSTTYNEAAPAAPTNSTSRVATASIIGTAIEFYDFYIYATAAALVIGPVFFPQNSGTAQMLAAFLTFGIAFIARPLGSALFGHFGDRIGRKSTLVASLLLMGVCTTLIGLLPGYDTIGAWAPILLCVLRFGQGLGLGGEWGGAALLATENAPKGKRAWFGMFPQLGPSIGFLAANGLFLILAMNLDDEQFRSWGWRIPFLLSAALVMVGLYARLKLHETPVFANAVAKEKPVKVPLVELFSQHWLQVLLGAAAMVVCYALFYITTAFSLSYGVSTLGYSRETFLALLCFAVLFMGAATPLAALASDRYGRKPVLIVGAVLAILSGFTMEPLLTHGSTWAVALFLCLELFLMGVTFAPMGALLPELFPTRVRYTGASAAYNLGGIVGASAAPFFATKLVAMGGLSYVGGYVSAAALLSLIAVLCLKETRDNDLNKVA, from the coding sequence ATGAGCACCACCTATAACGAGGCCGCTCCCGCCGCCCCGACCAACTCGACCAGCCGGGTCGCCACCGCGAGCATCATCGGCACCGCCATCGAGTTCTACGACTTCTATATCTACGCCACGGCCGCCGCGCTGGTGATCGGCCCGGTGTTCTTCCCGCAGAATTCCGGCACCGCGCAGATGCTGGCGGCGTTCCTGACCTTCGGTATCGCCTTTATCGCGCGGCCACTGGGTTCGGCGCTGTTCGGCCACTTCGGTGACCGCATCGGGCGCAAGTCGACGCTGGTGGCCTCCTTGCTGCTGATGGGCGTGTGCACCACCCTGATCGGCCTGTTGCCGGGTTACGACACCATTGGTGCCTGGGCCCCGATCCTGCTGTGCGTGCTGCGTTTCGGCCAGGGCCTGGGGCTGGGCGGGGAATGGGGCGGCGCCGCGCTGCTGGCCACCGAAAACGCGCCCAAGGGCAAGCGTGCCTGGTTCGGCATGTTCCCGCAGTTGGGGCCTTCCATTGGCTTTTTGGCGGCCAATGGGCTGTTCCTGATCCTGGCGATGAACCTGGACGATGAACAATTCCGTAGCTGGGGCTGGCGCATTCCGTTCCTGCTCAGCGCCGCGCTGGTGATGGTGGGCCTGTATGCGCGCCTCAAACTGCATGAAACCCCGGTGTTCGCCAACGCCGTGGCCAAGGAAAAACCAGTAAAAGTGCCGCTGGTGGAGCTGTTCAGCCAGCATTGGTTGCAGGTGCTGCTGGGCGCGGCCGCGATGGTGGTGTGCTATGCGCTGTTCTATATCACTACGGCGTTTTCCCTGAGCTATGGCGTGAGCACCCTGGGCTACAGCCGCGAAACCTTCCTCGCCCTGCTGTGCTTTGCCGTGTTGTTCATGGGCGCGGCCACACCGCTGGCAGCCCTGGCCAGTGACCGCTATGGGCGCAAGCCGGTGTTGATCGTCGGTGCGGTGCTGGCGATTCTGTCGGGTTTCACCATGGAACCATTGCTGACCCACGGCTCGACCTGGGCCGTGGCGCTGTTCCTGTGCCTGGAACTGTTCCTGATGGGCGTGACCTTTGCGCCGATGGGGGCTTTGTTACCGGAACTGTTTCCGACACGCGTGCGTTATACCGGGGCGTCGGCGGCGTATAACCTGGGCGGGATTGTCGGGGCTTCGGCCGCACCGTTTTTCGCGACCAAACTGGTGGCGATGGGTGGGCTGAGTTATGTCGGCGGGTATGTGTCGGCGGCAGCGTTGCTCAGTTTGATTGCGGTGCTGTGCCTGAAAGAGACGCGGGATAACGATTTGAACAAGGTCGCCTGA
- a CDS encoding transporter associated domain-containing protein, protein MHNLPLEPMLAVVALLVLWSALFTAIEAAQLHLLALRPGTRQGDKAAARLNFPRNSLILCNTLCRAVVVILCTLLAIYAWAENGPWLGWLVSSGLLLVLADYLPRTLATRYPHAVLGFGNTLLGVPLKILYPLAWLLNGLSLLLLRPFERKSGIVKKSDEPQSDPSDEQASDANDDPRPGMPGIHALDNITVNDILVPRSEVDGINLDDPIEEIIEQLRSSKRTRLPVFHSDINQVEAVLNTRQIQHLLPDASLTKEALLAACHEPYFVPESTPLQLQLLNFHKQQRRLGMVVDEYGEVLGIVTLEDILEEIVGEFESEQSLDNPLIQPQPDGRYVIDGAVSIRELNKCLGWHLPSDGPKTLNGLVTEALETIPDCSVCVKIGRYRLEILETEDNRVSKVLIWHIGSAPIAT, encoded by the coding sequence ATGCACAACTTGCCCCTTGAGCCGATGCTCGCGGTAGTCGCGCTGCTGGTCTTGTGGTCGGCGCTGTTTACCGCCATCGAGGCGGCCCAGCTCCATTTGCTGGCCCTGCGCCCCGGTACGCGGCAGGGCGACAAGGCCGCCGCCCGCCTCAACTTCCCGCGCAACAGCCTGATCCTGTGCAACACCCTGTGCCGCGCGGTGGTGGTGATTCTGTGCACCCTGCTGGCGATCTATGCCTGGGCCGAAAACGGTCCCTGGCTGGGTTGGCTGGTCTCCAGCGGGCTGTTGCTGGTGCTGGCCGACTACCTGCCGCGCACCCTCGCCACCCGCTATCCGCACGCGGTGCTGGGGTTTGGCAATACGCTGCTGGGTGTGCCGCTGAAAATCCTCTATCCCCTGGCCTGGCTGCTCAATGGCCTCAGCCTGCTGTTGCTGCGCCCTTTCGAACGCAAGTCGGGGATCGTCAAGAAAAGCGACGAGCCACAGAGCGACCCGTCCGACGAGCAAGCCTCAGACGCGAACGACGACCCTCGGCCGGGTATGCCGGGTATCCACGCCCTGGACAACATTACCGTCAATGACATCCTGGTGCCGCGCAGCGAAGTCGATGGCATCAACCTCGACGACCCTATCGAGGAGATCATCGAACAACTGCGCAGCTCCAAGCGCACGCGGCTGCCGGTGTTCCACAGCGATATCAACCAGGTCGAGGCGGTGCTCAACACCCGGCAGATCCAGCACCTGCTGCCCGATGCCAGCCTGACCAAGGAAGCCCTGCTCGCAGCCTGCCACGAGCCGTACTTCGTCCCGGAAAGCACGCCGCTGCAGCTGCAATTGCTCAACTTCCACAAGCAGCAACGCCGCCTGGGCATGGTGGTGGACGAATACGGCGAAGTGCTGGGCATCGTCACCCTGGAAGACATTCTGGAAGAGATCGTCGGCGAATTCGAAAGCGAGCAGAGCCTGGATAACCCGCTGATCCAGCCCCAGCCTGACGGCCGCTATGTGATCGACGGTGCCGTATCGATCCGCGAGCTGAACAAGTGCCTGGGCTGGCACCTGCCCAGCGACGGCCCCAAGACCCTCAACGGCCTGGTGACCGAAGCACTGGAGACCATTCCCGATTGCTCGGTGTGCGTGAAGATCGGCCGTTATCGCCTGGAAATCCTCGAAACTGAAGACAATCGGGTGAGCAAGGTGCTGATCTGGCATATCGGCTCAGCGCCGATTGCCACCTGA
- a CDS encoding cytochrome C assembly family protein: protein MLPLSPSLLPSLAAALLYAAATLYQGTRLAQRARADKRLLAGLGVFALLAHAASLFTHLMTPVGLGLDFFSAASLIAAAVIALTLLACARIPVENLLLLLFPLGMLTVLLAQFAPTGTVQVIDEEPGILAHILLSILAYGMFTIAVFQALLLLLQDHQLKHKHPSGLIKNFPPLQTMESLLFGFLWAGWTLLSLSLISGWLFVENLFAQHLVHKTLLACLAWVVFSVLLWGRNRLGWRGHKAIRWTLAGFCLLMLAYFGSKLVREFILHI from the coding sequence ATGCTCCCTTTGTCACCCAGTTTGCTACCCAGTCTCGCCGCCGCACTCTTGTATGCCGCTGCGACCCTCTACCAGGGCACCCGTCTGGCCCAACGCGCCAGGGCGGACAAACGCCTGCTGGCCGGCCTCGGCGTGTTCGCCTTGCTGGCCCACGCTGCCAGCCTGTTCACCCACCTGATGACACCAGTGGGCCTGGGCCTGGATTTTTTCAGCGCCGCCAGCCTGATTGCCGCTGCGGTCATTGCCTTGACGCTGCTGGCCTGCGCGCGGATCCCGGTGGAGAACCTGCTGTTGCTGCTCTTCCCCCTGGGGATGCTGACAGTGCTGCTGGCGCAATTTGCCCCCACCGGCACGGTGCAGGTGATCGACGAGGAGCCGGGCATCCTCGCGCATATCCTGCTGTCGATCCTCGCCTACGGCATGTTCACCATCGCCGTGTTCCAGGCGTTGCTGCTGCTCTTGCAGGACCACCAGCTCAAGCACAAGCACCCTTCCGGGCTGATCAAGAACTTCCCGCCGCTGCAGACCATGGAAAGCCTGCTGTTCGGTTTCCTCTGGGCCGGCTGGACGCTGCTGTCGCTGTCGCTGATTTCCGGCTGGCTGTTCGTCGAGAACCTGTTCGCCCAGCACCTGGTGCACAAAACCCTGCTGGCGTGCCTGGCCTGGGTGGTGTTCAGCGTGCTGCTGTGGGGCCGCAATCGCCTGGGCTGGCGCGGGCACAAGGCGATCCGCTGGACCCTGGCCGGCTTCTGCCTGCTGATGCTGGCGTATTTCGGCAGCAAGCTGGTTCGCGAATTCATCCTGCATATCTGA
- the ffh gene encoding signal recognition particle protein, with product MFENLTDRLSQTLRHVTGKAKLTEDNIKDTLREVRMALLEADVALPVVKDFVNSVKERAVGTEVSRSLTPGQAFVKVVQAELESLMGAANEDLNLSAVPPAVVLMAGLQGAGKTTTAAKLARFLKERKKKSVMVVSADVYRPAAIKQLEMLAGEIGVTFFPSDLSQKPVDIANAAIKEAKLKFIDVVIVDTAGRLHIDEEMMGEIKALHAAINPVETLFVVDAMTGQDAANTAKAFGDALPLTGVILTKVDGDARGGAALSVRAITGKPIKFIGMGEKTEALEPFHPERIASRILGMGDVLSLIEQAEQTLDKDKADKLAKKLKKGKGFDLEDFRDQLQQMKNMGGLGGLMDKLPNIGGVNLAQIGNAQGAAEKQFKQMEAIINSMTPAERRDPELISGSRKRRIAMGSGTQVQDIGRLIKQHKQMQKMMKKFSAKGGMAKMMRGMGGMMPGRGMPKM from the coding sequence ATGTTTGAAAACTTGACTGACCGTCTCTCGCAGACGCTGCGCCATGTCACCGGCAAGGCCAAGCTGACCGAGGACAATATTAAAGACACCCTGCGCGAAGTGCGCATGGCGTTGCTCGAAGCCGACGTTGCCTTGCCTGTGGTCAAGGATTTCGTCAACTCGGTCAAGGAGCGTGCGGTCGGCACTGAAGTGTCCCGCAGCCTGACGCCGGGCCAGGCCTTTGTGAAGGTCGTCCAGGCCGAGCTCGAAAGCCTGATGGGTGCGGCCAACGAAGACCTGAACCTCAGCGCCGTGCCGCCGGCCGTGGTGTTGATGGCCGGTTTGCAGGGGGCGGGCAAGACCACCACCGCTGCCAAGCTGGCGCGCTTCCTTAAAGAGCGCAAGAAAAAATCCGTGATGGTGGTGTCGGCGGACGTGTACCGTCCGGCCGCGATCAAGCAGCTGGAAATGCTCGCCGGTGAAATCGGCGTGACCTTTTTCCCGTCCGACCTGAGCCAGAAGCCGGTCGACATCGCCAACGCTGCCATTAAAGAAGCCAAGCTCAAGTTCATCGACGTGGTGATCGTCGATACCGCCGGTCGCCTGCACATCGACGAAGAGATGATGGGCGAGATCAAGGCGCTGCATGCCGCGATCAACCCGGTAGAAACCCTGTTCGTGGTCGATGCCATGACCGGCCAGGACGCGGCGAACACCGCCAAGGCCTTTGGTGATGCCCTGCCGCTGACCGGCGTGATCCTGACCAAGGTCGACGGTGATGCCCGTGGCGGTGCCGCACTGTCGGTGCGCGCAATCACCGGCAAGCCGATCAAGTTCATCGGTATGGGCGAGAAGACCGAAGCGCTCGAGCCGTTCCACCCTGAGCGGATTGCCTCGCGGATCCTCGGCATGGGCGACGTGCTCAGCCTGATCGAGCAGGCCGAGCAGACCCTCGACAAGGACAAGGCCGACAAACTGGCCAAGAAGCTGAAAAAGGGCAAGGGCTTCGACCTCGAAGACTTCCGCGATCAGTTGCAACAGATGAAGAACATGGGCGGCCTCGGCGGCCTGATGGACAAGCTGCCGAACATCGGCGGTGTGAACCTGGCGCAAATAGGCAATGCCCAGGGTGCGGCAGAGAAGCAGTTCAAGCAGATGGAAGCCATCATCAACTCCATGACCCCGGCCGAGCGCCGCGACCCTGAGCTGATCAGCGGTTCGCGCAAACGTCGGATCGCCATGGGTTCCGGCACCCAGGTGCAGGACATCGGTCGCTTGATCAAGCAGCACAAGCAGATGCAAAAGATGATGAAGAAATTCTCCGCCAAAGGCGGCATGGCCAAAATGATGCGCGGCATGGGCGGTATGATGCCCGGCCGTGGCATGCCGAAGATGTAA
- the rpsP gene encoding 30S ribosomal protein S16, translating into MLTIRLALGGSKKRPFYHLTVTDSRNPRDGSHKEQVGFFNPVARGQEVRLSVNQERVAYWLSVGAQPSERVAKLLKDSAKAAA; encoded by the coding sequence ATGCTAACAATCCGTCTTGCCCTTGGCGGCTCCAAAAAGCGCCCGTTTTACCACTTGACCGTAACCGACAGCCGCAACCCGCGCGACGGTTCGCACAAGGAACAGGTTGGTTTCTTCAACCCTGTTGCTCGTGGTCAAGAAGTTCGTCTGTCCGTGAACCAAGAGCGCGTAGCCTACTGGCTGAGCGTTGGTGCACAGCCTTCCGAGCGTGTTGCCAAGTTGTTGAAGGACTCGGCTAAGGCCGCAGCCTGA
- the rimM gene encoding ribosome maturation factor RimM (Essential for efficient processing of 16S rRNA), whose product MNATPAVADDLIVIGKIYSVHGVRGEVKVYSFTDPTENLLQYKTWTLKREGSVKQVELVSGRGNDKFLVAKLKGLDDREEARLLAGYEICVPRNLFPELTDGEYYWYQLEGLKVIDQLGQLLGKIDHLLETGANDVMVVKPCAGSLDDRERLLPYTEQCVLAVDLAAGEMKVEWDADF is encoded by the coding sequence ATGAACGCGACGCCAGCTGTTGCTGATGATTTGATCGTTATCGGCAAGATTTACTCTGTTCATGGCGTTCGCGGCGAAGTGAAGGTGTATTCCTTTACTGATCCGACTGAAAACCTGTTGCAGTACAAGACCTGGACGCTCAAGCGCGAAGGTAGTGTGAAACAGGTCGAGCTGGTCAGTGGACGCGGGAACGATAAGTTCCTGGTCGCAAAGCTCAAGGGTCTCGATGATCGTGAAGAAGCGCGTCTTCTGGCCGGTTATGAGATCTGCGTGCCGCGCAACCTGTTCCCTGAATTGACCGACGGCGAGTACTACTGGTACCAGCTGGAAGGTCTGAAGGTTATTGATCAACTCGGGCAATTGCTCGGGAAAATCGACCATCTTCTGGAAACCGGCGCCAATGATGTAATGGTGGTCAAGCCTTGCGCTGGCAGCCTGGATGATCGCGAACGCCTGTTGCCCTATACCGAGCAATGCGTGTTGGCTGTCGACCTGGCAGCGGGCGAGATGAAGGTGGAATGGGACGCGGACTTCTAA
- the trmD gene encoding tRNA (guanosine(37)-N1)-methyltransferase TrmD — protein sequence MGRGLLSVANLRIEVISLFPEMFSAISEYGITSRAVKQGLLQLTCWNPRDYTTDRHHTVDDRPFGGGPGMVMKIKPLEDALVQAKAAAGEKAKVIYLSPQGRQLKQAAVRELANEEALILIAGRYEGIDERFIEAHVDEEWSIGDYVLSGGELPAMVLIDAVTRLLPGALGHADSAEEDSFTDGLLDCPHYTRPEVYADQRVPDVLLSGNHAHIRRWRLQQSLGRTYERRADLLESRSLSGEEKKLLEEYILARDDS from the coding sequence ATGGGACGCGGACTTCTAAGCGTGGCTAATTTGCGCATTGAAGTGATCAGTTTGTTTCCCGAGATGTTTTCTGCCATCAGCGAGTACGGCATCACCAGTCGGGCGGTGAAACAAGGGCTCTTGCAGCTCACTTGTTGGAACCCGCGAGACTACACGACGGATCGACATCACACTGTGGACGATCGCCCATTTGGCGGTGGCCCGGGCATGGTGATGAAGATCAAGCCCCTGGAAGACGCCCTGGTTCAGGCCAAGGCAGCAGCAGGGGAGAAGGCGAAGGTAATTTACCTGTCCCCTCAAGGCCGTCAGCTGAAACAGGCGGCGGTACGCGAACTGGCGAATGAGGAAGCACTGATCCTGATTGCCGGTCGCTATGAAGGCATTGACGAGCGTTTTATTGAAGCTCATGTCGATGAAGAGTGGTCGATTGGGGACTATGTCCTGTCTGGCGGTGAGCTGCCGGCGATGGTCCTGATAGATGCGGTTACACGACTGCTGCCTGGAGCTTTAGGGCATGCGGACTCCGCGGAGGAAGATTCCTTCACGGATGGTTTGCTGGATTGCCCGCACTACACCCGACCGGAGGTGTATGCGGATCAGCGTGTTCCCGACGTGTTGCTAAGTGGCAATCACGCACACATCCGGCGTTGGCGTTTACAGCAGTCCCTTGGTCGGACCTATGAACGACGCGCCGATCTTCTGGAAAGCCGCTCGCTTTC